The Candidatus Omnitrophota bacterium genome contains the following window.
CGCGGCCATCCGCAGCTTGGTGCGTTGTTCTTTGTATCACGGGCTGGAGGTTGCCGGCATCATGCGCGGCTATCAGGGGCTTTTGGAAGAGGACATCGTGCCCATGAACCATCGCTCGGTGTCCAATATCATCAACAGGGGCGGCACCATCCTGAAGACCGCGCGGTCCAGGGATTTCGCCATCGACCAGGGCAAGGCCAAGGCTGTTGAGGTCCTGCGCAAGCATCACATGGACGCCTTGATCGTCATCGGCGGGGACGGTTCTTATATCGGGGCCAACACGCTTTATGAGAAATGGGGTTTCCCGACCATCGGCCTGCCCGGCACCATCGACAATGACCTCAACGGCACAGACCAGACCATCGGCTGTTCCACGGCCATCAACACCGCTTTGGAATCCATTGACAAGATCCGCGACACGGCCCAGAGCATGGAACGCATTTTTGTGGTGGAGGTCATGGGCAATCAAAGCGGGTATATCGCCATGGAGGTCGCGCTGGCGGCCGGGGCCGAAGATGTGATCATCCCCGAACGTTCGTTCGATTATGAGGCCATGCACGAAGCCATTGTCATGGGCAACGCCAAGGGAAAGGTCAGCTGGATCATCATCGTGGCTGAAGGCGTGGCCAAAGCCCAGGTCGTGGCCGAAAACATCACCAATGCAACCGGTCTTGAGACCCGTTACGTTGTTTTGGGCCATGTCCAGCGCGGGGGCACTCCCAGCGGTCAGGACAGGATATTGTCCACGCGTCTGGGTGCCGCGGCCGTGGACCTTTTGATCAGCGGGACCTTTGGCAAAGCCGTGGGGCTTTTGCAGGACGAGATCAATGTCATTGACCTCAAAGACGCCACCCGGCGCGCCCACAGTCATATGGAAGAATATTATAAACTTTTAAAGATTTTAACGTAGACAGGAGGCGGTTTCCATGTTGTTTGATGCGGATGCTTTAGTGAAGAAATTGGTGATGACGGATGATATCAAGGAAAAAGAATCCCTCGCCAGGCAGATCCACACCGAGGCCCAGGCCAGAGGCATTTTCTTGGCGTCCATCCATGACGTTTATATCGCGCGCGGCAAGGGGCAGGGCAAGAACTTCACGGTCCCGGCCATGAACCTGCGTTCTTTGACCTATTATCTGGCGCGCGCTGTTTTTCGCGTCGCCAAACGGCTGAACGCCGGCGCTTTCATTTTTGAGATCGCCAAAAGCGAAATGGGCTATACCAACCAGCCGCCGGTGGAATATGTCGGCGTGGTGCTGGGGGCCGCTATTAAGGAAGGCCACCAAGGTCCGGTGTTCATCCAGGGCGACCATTGCCAGATCAAGGCCGCGGCCTATGCCACAGACAAGAAAAAAGAAGTCGCCTCTCTCAAAGATCTGGTGGCGGATTGCGTGGCTGCCGGTTTTTACAACATTGACGTTGATTCCTCGACCACCGTTGACTTGAGCCGTCCTTCCCTGACCGAACAGCAGAGGGACAATTTTGAAGTGTGCGCCGAAATGACGCAGTTGATCCGCAAGATCCAGCCAAAAGGCATTCAGGTTTCCGTTGGCGGCGAGATCGGCGAGGTCGGCCATAAGAACAGCACGGTGGAAGAACTGGCCGCTTTTATGGACGGTTATAACAGATCTTTGCCCAAGGGCCTGACGGGTTTGAGCAAGATCTCCGTCCAGACAGGCACATCCCACGGCGGGGTTGTTTTGCCGGACGGGACCATGGCCGATGTCAAGGTGGACTTTGAGACCTTGAAAGCATTGTCAGCGGCCGGTCAGAAAAAATACGGATTGGGCGGCGCGGTGCAGCACGGCGCGTCCACCTTGCCGGACAGCGCGTTCAACAAGTTCCCGGAGATCAACACCATTGAGATCCATTTAGCAACGAATTTCCAGAACAAGACCCTGGACAGCAAGTTGTTTCCCAAGGACCTGTACGCGAAAATGGCCGCATGGATCAATGTCAACTGCACCGCTGAACGTAGACCTAAGGACACCGAGGAGCAGTTCATGTATAAGGCGCGCAAACGGGCCCTGGGGCAGTTCAAGAAAGACATCATGAGCATGCCGGAGGGCGTCAAAGAGGGCATTGCCGCCGAGATCGAAAAGAATTTTGAATTCTTATTCAGGCAATTGAGCGTTCATGATACCAAGGATTTCGTCACGGCTATCGTCAAACCGGTGGATGTGACGATCGGTTTGCGCGCTGCGCAGGCGGTCCTGGACGGCGAAGGAGATGATTAGAATGGCTAAAATTTATTATGACAAGGATTGCAACATCAACGACATCAAGCCCAAAACCATCGCGGTGGTGGGTTACGGCATTCAGGGCCGCGGCCAGGCCTTGAATTTGCGCGACAGCGGTCTGAAGGTCATCGTGGCCCAGCGTCCGGGCGGTCCGAATTATGCAAAGGCCAAAAAGGACGGTTTTCATCCGGTGTCCGTCGAGGAAGCGGCCAAGAAAGCCGATGTCATCATCATTTTGACCCAGGACCATTTGCAGGCGGACATTTACAGGAATTCCATCGCGCCGTATCTGACCAAGGGCAAGGCGCTGGCGTTCTCGCACGGGTTTAACATCCATTTCAAGTTCATCGTTCCCCCCAAGAACGTGGACGTGTTCATGATAGCACCCAAAGGCCCCGGGGCCTTGGTGCGCCGTCAATATGAGGAAGGCAAAGGCGTGCCGTGTCTGGTGGCGGTGCATCAAAACGCCACGGGTAAGGCCTTGAAGATCGCCTTGGCCTATGCCAAGGGCATCGGCGGTTCGCGCGCCGGTATCATCCAAACGACATTCAAGGAAGAGACCGAGACCGACCTGTTCGGTGAGCAGACGGTGTTGTGCGGAGGTGCCAGCGAATTGGTCAAGGCCGGTTTTGAGACATTGGTCAAGGCCGGGTATCAGCCGGAGATCGCCTATTTTGAATGTTTGCACGAGCTGAAATTGATCGTGGACCTCATTTACGAAGACGGCATCCAGGGCATGCGCCGCCGCGTGTCCGATACCGCCGAATACGGCGACATGACCCGGGGGCCTCGCATTGTCAATGCCCGCACCCGCGCTGAGATGAAAAAGATCCTCAAAGAGATCCAGTCGGGTAAATTCGCCAAAGAATGGATGGCCGAGAACAAAAAAGGCCGTCCCCGTTTCAACAGGATGCGCAAGGCCGGCGAGAACCACCTTGTGGAGAAGGTGGGCGCCCGTCTTCGGGCCATGATGAGCTGGATGAAGAAGTAGGCAAACCCTATGGACAACAATAAAGTTTTAGTTTTTGACACGACCTTGCGCGACGGGGAGCAGGCGCCCGGCGCCACCATGAACGAAAAAGAAAAGCTGGAGATCGCTTTTGCTTTGGAGCGTCTGGGTGTGGACATCATCGAGGCGGGTTTTCCTGTTTCGTCCAAGGGGGATTTCGATTCGGTCAAGAACGTGGCCAAACACGTGAAGAATTCCATTGTCTGCGGTTTGGCGCGTTCCATCATCAAGGACATTGACGCGGTCATTGAGGCCGTCAAGCCGGCCAAACACAAACGCATCCATATTTTCCTGGCCACTTCCAAGATCCACCTGGAACATAAGTTCAAGAAAAGCGAGGATGAGATCCTGGACATGGCGGTCGCGGCCGTCCAATACGCGCGCCAGCGCATGGACGATATTGAATTCTCACCCGAGGATGCCTCGCGCACCGAAAAGGCCTTCCTGTATCGCGTTTTGGAAGCGGTCATTGATGCCGGAGCCACCACGGTCAACATTCCCGACACCGTCGGGTATTCGACCCCGCTGGAATACGGGGCCGTGATCGCGGGTATCCGCGGCCATGTGCCCAATATCAACAAGGTGGTCATTTCCACCCATTGCCACGATGATCTGGGCTTGGCGGTGGCGAATTCTTTGGCCGGGGTGCAAAACGGAGCCCGGCAGGTGGAATGCACCATCAACGGCATCGGTGAGCGCGCGGGCAATGCCTCCATGGAAGAGATCGTCATGGCCCTGCGCACGCGCCGGGATTTTTTTGGTTTGACGACGAACATCAATACCAAAGAATTTTATCGCGTCTCGCGCATGGTCAGCAAAGCCACGGGATTCATTGTGCCGCCCAACAAAGCTATTGTCGGGGTCAACGCGTTCCGCCATGAAAGCGGTATCCACCAGGACGGGGTTTTGAAAGAAAAACGCACCTATGAGATCATGAACCCGGAAGATGTCGGCGTTCCCTCCGGCGAGGGCCTGGTTTTGGGCAAACATTCCGGCCGTCACGCCTTCAAAGACCGTTTGAAACGCTTGGGGTTTAATTTGGACGTCCTCGCCCTGGATGCCGCGTTCGCGCGGTTCAAGGACCTGGCGGATAAAAAGAAGGAAATTTACGACGAGGACTTGATGGCCATTGTTGAAGATGAAGAAAAACCGGCCAGGGCAACCGTCGTTCTGACAGACCTGGTCTATACCAGCGGAAGCAAGGTCAAGCCGCAGGTCAAGGTCACCCTGACGTATAAGGGAAAGAAGATCGTCAGGGAGTCCACGGGCGACGGGCCGGTGGACGCCTGTTACAAGGCCATTGCTTCAGTCGCCAAAGTCAAAGCCAAACTGCTGGATTACAGCATCCGGTCCGTGACCCAGGGCGATGATGCCCAGGGCGAGGTCAGCGTCAAGGTCTCTGTCGCGGGCAAGAATGTTTTGGGCCGCGCGGCCAGCACTGACATCATTGAGGCCTCCGCGAAAGCGTATATCAACGCGATCAATAAAGTGATATAGATGGTCCACGAACCGCCGGTCCTATACGGCATCATCGGTAATCCCGTGGCGCACAGTTTGTCGCCGTGCATGCACAACGCGGCGTTCAAGGCCCTGGGCGTCAACGCGGTCTATAAACTATTCCCTTTAGCCGACGACGAGGAACTGAAGATTTTCTTTGAGGACCTTAAAGAACAGGGGAATCCCATTTTCGGCCTCAACGTCACGGTGCCGTATAAAGAGAAGGCCATGGTTTACGTGGACACCGTGGATCCTTTTGCCGAAAAAGTGGGCGCGGTCAATACGCTGGTCATTGACCATCAGCGCAAGATCAGGGGATTTAATACCGACGGGCCGGGATTTCTTGTTCATTTGAGGGAACTGGGCTTTGATCCCAAGGGCAAACGCATCGCCATCGTGGGCGCCGGAGGAACGGCCAGGGCTGTTGTCAGCGTGTTGTCCCTGGTCAAGGAAAGGCCACAGAGCATTTTGCTTTTTAACCGCACGCTTGGTCATGCCAGGGAATTGGTGGATGACCTTTCCACCAGGATGGACACCGGCATCGTCCGCGTGGTGCAGGACATGGGCGACCTTAACATTGAGTTGGCGGACCTTCTTATTAATACTTCGTCCGTCGGTATGAAGCCGGAAGATCCGCGGATCATAGACCCGCAATTGTTCCATTCGGACATGCTTGTCTATGACGTGGTCTACGCGCCGGCTGAAACCAAATTCCTGTCCGACGCCAAGGCGCGGGGGGCCAAAATTGCCAATGGCTTAGGCATGCTGTTTTATCAGGGCGTGCTGGCCTTCCAGCATTGGGCTGACGTTGAGATCGACGATCGCGTCAAAAGGATCATGCGCAAGGCGCTTGAAGAAAAAGCGGGGGTTACCCATGTTTGAAGAAAATGATCTTGGCATTTTGATCTTTATGTTCGGTGCCATCATCGGCAGTTTTTTGAACGTCTGCATTGTCCGTCTGCCCAAAGGCCAAAGCATTGTTAATCCAGGGTCGTATTGCCCCAAATGCCTGCAGTCCATTGCCTGGTATGACAATATTCCTTTGCTCAGCTGGCTGGTCCTGACAGGCAAGTGCCGTCAATGCAAGGCGGTCATTTCTTTCCGGTATTGGCTGGTGGAATGTTTGACGGCATCGGCCTTTTATGGTTTTTACCGTCATTATGGCCTGGATTGGGTTTTGTTGGCGTATCTGGTCATGGTCAGCGGCTTTATCGTGGCCGCGTTCGTGGATTTTGCCATCCGCGAGATCCCCGACGAGGTTTCAGTAGGAGGGATGGGAGCCGGCATTGTTCTAAGCGTCCTGATCCCGCGCCTGCACGCACCTGGGCATGAAGAATTCTTGTTGGGTTCTTTCTTGGCAGGCGCCCTGGTCCTGGCCTGTGTGGGGCTTGGTTTTATTTATCCGGTCTTCTGCAAACATTTAATGGAACAAGAAGACGCCAGCGACCGGATGGCCAAAGGGCTGGTCCTGGGTGCTTTACTTGTCATCGCTGTTGTTAACGCCAACGCGTCCTATTTACCCGCCATTGCCGCGCCGCATCTGCTGGCCTTAAGCGCGTCTTTGTCAGGACTGATCGTCGGTGGAGGAGCGGTGTACGCGATGGGACTGATCGGCGATATTATTTTCAAGAAAGAGAGCATGGGCGGGGGCGATGTGAAACTCATGGCTATGGCCGGAGCGTTTTTGGGATGGAAGGTGGCTTTGCTGGCGTTTTTTATAGCGCCTTTCTTCGGGGCCGTGTACGGGATCATCGAGAAGATCCGTACCAAGGACAGCGCCATCGCTTACGGCCCTTTTTTGATCATGGGCGTTTTGGTCAGTCAATTTTGGGGCGAGCACATCATCGCGTGGGTCTTAAACGGGGGAATATACGGGTCATGAAAAGACCGATCGCGGCATTGGTCGTTATGTTCATGGCAGGTGCGTCCTTTGTCTGGGCCACGCCGCCGACCACGCTGGACCTGACATATGATCCTGCCACGGGAGTTTTACATGTTGAAGCCAAACACATTTCCGACCATCTGGATAAGCATTATTTGCGCCGGCTGGTGATCGATCACAATGGCGCCAAAGAGAAGGAAATTGCTTACACCCGCCAGAAATACCCCTCAAAATTTGTTGAAGACATTCCCTTGATCGCCAAGCCCGGCGAAATCATTGCCGTTGAAGTTTTTTGCAGTCAGGGCGGCACTAAAAGAGCTGAATTGACCGTAGGTTCTGCCAGCCCGGATCCTACCGCCACCCCATCTGCCCCGAGCCCAGCCGAATGGCCAGCTCTCGAAACCCCACCATCTTCTCCAAAAAGTACGTATTAAAGCAAGAAATTTTTTAAAGATTTATAACTCATTACATTTCAAGTAGTTATACATATTCCTACCGCCTTTGAAAATTTGCTTTTTATCAAAGACATGTTATACTTTTTTACGTTTAGCGCTTTCCGGCCACTTGTCATTCCCGAATGTTTTTGTCGGGAATCCAGAACATGGAAATCAAATCAATGTTCAGAAAATCACTCAATATTGTCCTGATCGTTACCTTTTTTGCTTCTTCATTGATGCCCATCCCAAAGGCCAACGCCGCGCCCCTATCTTTACCGGAGCCCGGCACCATGGTCAATTTAAGCCCTGCCTTTGAGCCCGTGCTCATCAAAGGTATCAAGGTCCATCCTGAAAACCCATTCCAGTTTGATTTCATTGTCGACACCGGCCATTCGGGATTGTCCGTAGAGACGCAGCATGCTGCGTCTCTACACAACGAATCCATGAAATTGATCAAATATTTCCTCGCCTCCTTAACCATCCCCGAAAAGGATCTCTGGGTCAACCTGTCTCCCTATGAGAAGGACAGGATGATCGCGGATAACCTGGGAACAACCCAGATGGGTCAGGACATGTTGGCCCAGGACTATATCCTCAAACAACTCACCGCATCTCTGATCTATCCAGAACGTGACTTAGGCAAGGCCTTCTGGGACAAGGTCTATCAAAAAGCCCAACAACTCTATGGGACCACGGAAATCCCCGTCAACACCTTCAACAAGGTCTGGATCGTTGCTGACAAGGCGGATGTCTTTGAACGGGGCAATGTCGCCTATATCGTAGGGGCACACCTTAAGGTGATGTTGGAAGAGGATTACACCGCCTTGGCCAAACACCAAACGCCTACCAGGGGACATGTTGCCCCGCCAAGGCGGGGTAACGTGTCCCCAAGCATGCTGCCAAGCAAACAAACCCCTGAAGGCGAAAGCACCCCAGGGCAACCCGCCCACGCCTTGGCCAGTCAAATCGTCAAAGATATCATTCTTCCCTCCATCGAACAGGAAGTCAATCAAGGCCAGAACTTCGCTCCTCTTCGCCAGATGTTCTACTCTATGATCCTCGCTTCCTGGTACAAGATGGCCCTGAAAGACACCATCCTCACTCAAATATACGGCAATCAATCAAAACTCAAAGGGCTCGAAGGCCAAAGGTCAAAGGTCGAAGAGATATATGAGCAATACCTGAAGGCCTACAAGAAGGGTGTGTTTAATTATATTAAGGAAGATGCTTCGACTCCCTCGCAGACGCTTGGTCGCTCAGCACAAGCCTCAACGCCGAGGAAGTATTTTTCGGGTGGGTTTGATATGGCCATGCTGGGCAGCCGTGTGCTGAACCGTTCAACCGTGCCGCCTGTCAATGGCATATCTGCCGTTGGTGATCTGGCCATGGTTAGCGGGGTGGGTGTGTTGGGCCAGGATGACGAGCAACACATAAATGAAATCACCAGAATCACGAACAAGTTCGCCGGTGTCGGGACGCAAGCGGATACCAGGGGTGAGCTGGAAGGTCTGTTGCGTGATTTATCAAAAATACCTCAGCTCAGCGGGCCGTGGGGGGTACTGCAAGCGAGATTACTTCGTGATATTCAAATTCGCCTTGGATCTTCGGGTGTAGCGAAGCAGGCCGACGGGGCGATGACGGCGGCAGACGAAGAGGCGCGCAAAGAAATGGAGATTGTGCGGGTCCGAGGTGAATTGACCAATATTCTGTTTCAACTGAACGGTCAACCGCCCCTTTCCCCGGTGATTGCCAGGACCCGTTTGACAGGTTTGCAGCAACGTTTGACGGCAATAACAGGGCTCGATCCAGATTCCGAACGTTCTCGAGTGCAATTGCTTATCCAGATCAATGGACATATCGCGTCCCTGAATGAGCAAATCACAAAAGACCAGCAGGCCGCAACCAGAGAAGGCGACGAGGCGATGACGGCGAATAAGGTCGACGCGGCGCAATTGTCAAGCCGGGCGACGAATTATTTACATAGTTTGCAGTCTGGTGACTTATTTTGGCATCAAAATTTAGCTAATAGAATAAAAGCGTTAAAAATCCTGGATGATCTTGATTCCAACGGTCATTATTGGGGAGCCATAACGGATTTGCGATCAAATTTGAGGCCTTTCCATTTCTCTGAAGAGGCATTCCAACCGTTTGAAAGATCTCTTCAATCGGCCCTGACATATGTGAATAGGGTAGAGGCAGACCCTCGGAAGAGTTTTAACCGGTATGGTTATTTTCCTCCTTTGATCGAGAAAGCGTTGATCTTAAGCCGGATCCTTGATTTTTTACCGGGGAAGAAAACAGCAAATGTTGATCTTACCGGAATTAATGTCACAGTCTTGTCTCACACCGAGGCGCTTGTTGGGGTTGATTCTGCAATTCCTAAAGCAGTAGAAGAATTGCGTGCTATGATGCGGCAACATGCAAGTAAAACTGACGGAACATTCATTAAAAACAAGATTTTTGAGGTCGCTTTTTTAAATGAGGGTTGGAAAAATCTTGAAACTTTGCTTAAAAAATTTACTGTGCTCGTACGCGAGGGTTGGGGTAATCCAGAAAGTTTCAAAAAAAATGAGAAGGCGGTTAAGGATTTGTTAGGTGACGCGGCGATGACCGCCAGCCGGATGCAAACGCCCGATGAGGCGATGAATGCTGTGGATTTTGATGATACCGATAAACAAATAATTCCTCGAATAATAAGCATTTATTATACTCATTATGGAGAAACAAGTCGGGTAATAGATGGTTTAAGCACGACATTGCCTGCTGTGACTGGACAGGGATTATCTATGGAGGCAGTGGAACCGGAAGCGATTAGAGCGTTAAAATCAAAGTTTATTTTTACCAAAGGATTTGATGATAGTAGAAAACAGTATGTAATAAGCGAACAAGCCATAGACGAAATATTGGCTGCTTTCAGAAAAGATGGTTTATTTGGTCTTTATCTCGAATTTGATAACAGAATGGCTTATTATTTTATCGGTGGTCTGCCAATACCCATTTTGATTAAACTTTCGCAACCGGTAAAGAAAAATCCCGACGCGGCAATGGCCACAACCCCGGGCGGTATTGACCTCAACCGCGCCAGGATGCAGATGAACGTGCGCAAGGAAGGCCAGGGCGTGCAGATGCAATTTGACCCCGCGATGATCGAACGGATCAAGCGCGACGGCTTTGACGGCCTGGAGTTCCAGATCAACACCATCATCCCCATCACTAATTTGCCTCTACTCCTCGGCCTTAGGGAAG
Protein-coding sequences here:
- the pfkA gene encoding 6-phosphofructokinase, producing the protein MSVKVKKVGILTSGGDGPGMNAAIRSLVRCSLYHGLEVAGIMRGYQGLLEEDIVPMNHRSVSNIINRGGTILKTARSRDFAIDQGKAKAVEVLRKHHMDALIVIGGDGSYIGANTLYEKWGFPTIGLPGTIDNDLNGTDQTIGCSTAINTALESIDKIRDTAQSMERIFVVEVMGNQSGYIAMEVALAAGAEDVIIPERSFDYEAMHEAIVMGNAKGKVSWIIIVAEGVAKAQVVAENITNATGLETRYVVLGHVQRGGTPSGQDRILSTRLGAAAVDLLISGTFGKAVGLLQDEINVIDLKDATRRAHSHMEEYYKLLKILT
- a CDS encoding class II fructose-bisphosphate aldolase — encoded protein: MLFDADALVKKLVMTDDIKEKESLARQIHTEAQARGIFLASIHDVYIARGKGQGKNFTVPAMNLRSLTYYLARAVFRVAKRLNAGAFIFEIAKSEMGYTNQPPVEYVGVVLGAAIKEGHQGPVFIQGDHCQIKAAAYATDKKKEVASLKDLVADCVAAGFYNIDVDSSTTVDLSRPSLTEQQRDNFEVCAEMTQLIRKIQPKGIQVSVGGEIGEVGHKNSTVEELAAFMDGYNRSLPKGLTGLSKISVQTGTSHGGVVLPDGTMADVKVDFETLKALSAAGQKKYGLGGAVQHGASTLPDSAFNKFPEINTIEIHLATNFQNKTLDSKLFPKDLYAKMAAWINVNCTAERRPKDTEEQFMYKARKRALGQFKKDIMSMPEGVKEGIAAEIEKNFEFLFRQLSVHDTKDFVTAIVKPVDVTIGLRAAQAVLDGEGDD
- the ilvC gene encoding ketol-acid reductoisomerase codes for the protein MAKIYYDKDCNINDIKPKTIAVVGYGIQGRGQALNLRDSGLKVIVAQRPGGPNYAKAKKDGFHPVSVEEAAKKADVIIILTQDHLQADIYRNSIAPYLTKGKALAFSHGFNIHFKFIVPPKNVDVFMIAPKGPGALVRRQYEEGKGVPCLVAVHQNATGKALKIALAYAKGIGGSRAGIIQTTFKEETETDLFGEQTVLCGGASELVKAGFETLVKAGYQPEIAYFECLHELKLIVDLIYEDGIQGMRRRVSDTAEYGDMTRGPRIVNARTRAEMKKILKEIQSGKFAKEWMAENKKGRPRFNRMRKAGENHLVEKVGARLRAMMSWMKK
- a CDS encoding 2-isopropylmalate synthase; its protein translation is MDNNKVLVFDTTLRDGEQAPGATMNEKEKLEIAFALERLGVDIIEAGFPVSSKGDFDSVKNVAKHVKNSIVCGLARSIIKDIDAVIEAVKPAKHKRIHIFLATSKIHLEHKFKKSEDEILDMAVAAVQYARQRMDDIEFSPEDASRTEKAFLYRVLEAVIDAGATTVNIPDTVGYSTPLEYGAVIAGIRGHVPNINKVVISTHCHDDLGLAVANSLAGVQNGARQVECTINGIGERAGNASMEEIVMALRTRRDFFGLTTNINTKEFYRVSRMVSKATGFIVPPNKAIVGVNAFRHESGIHQDGVLKEKRTYEIMNPEDVGVPSGEGLVLGKHSGRHAFKDRLKRLGFNLDVLALDAAFARFKDLADKKKEIYDEDLMAIVEDEEKPARATVVLTDLVYTSGSKVKPQVKVTLTYKGKKIVRESTGDGPVDACYKAIASVAKVKAKLLDYSIRSVTQGDDAQGEVSVKVSVAGKNVLGRAASTDIIEASAKAYINAINKVI
- the aroE gene encoding shikimate dehydrogenase — its product is MVHEPPVLYGIIGNPVAHSLSPCMHNAAFKALGVNAVYKLFPLADDEELKIFFEDLKEQGNPIFGLNVTVPYKEKAMVYVDTVDPFAEKVGAVNTLVIDHQRKIRGFNTDGPGFLVHLRELGFDPKGKRIAIVGAGGTARAVVSVLSLVKERPQSILLFNRTLGHARELVDDLSTRMDTGIVRVVQDMGDLNIELADLLINTSSVGMKPEDPRIIDPQLFHSDMLVYDVVYAPAETKFLSDAKARGAKIANGLGMLFYQGVLAFQHWADVEIDDRVKRIMRKALEEKAGVTHV
- a CDS encoding prepilin peptidase codes for the protein MFEENDLGILIFMFGAIIGSFLNVCIVRLPKGQSIVNPGSYCPKCLQSIAWYDNIPLLSWLVLTGKCRQCKAVISFRYWLVECLTASAFYGFYRHYGLDWVLLAYLVMVSGFIVAAFVDFAIREIPDEVSVGGMGAGIVLSVLIPRLHAPGHEEFLLGSFLAGALVLACVGLGFIYPVFCKHLMEQEDASDRMAKGLVLGALLVIAVVNANASYLPAIAAPHLLALSASLSGLIVGGGAVYAMGLIGDIIFKKESMGGGDVKLMAMAGAFLGWKVALLAFFIAPFFGAVYGIIEKIRTKDSAIAYGPFLIMGVLVSQFWGEHIIAWVLNGGIYGS